Proteins from one Rosa chinensis cultivar Old Blush chromosome 7, RchiOBHm-V2, whole genome shotgun sequence genomic window:
- the LOC112176210 gene encoding uncharacterized protein LOC112176210, whose amino-acid sequence MRIKLMKRIHIRRDKMMKVQDTICPKPREILEKNKLKAATHCIPFGSGSSKIEVESIGGARHIVDIERKSCACRRWDLSGIPCKHVVSAIHYMREKPKDYVDTFYWTKTYLAIYSNTISHVNGMDLWERTDDAAILPPQYNRQPSRPKTKRIKDTSKKANEGTKLGRVQKSLKCSSYGFLGHNVKTCHRHLLPKEKMSKKRKLDTGEGTSSQSKAKGIKKPPLIKNELRTKVIQKADKMKKKRDAHKAAAFATAKSTTAKATTKSSTTSTTTRAATANNKASTSAKSLTPTRSSQRIKARNEAGK is encoded by the exons ATGAGGATCAAGTTGATGAAGAGGATTCACATTAGGAGGGACAAGATGATGAAGGTTCAGGATACCATCTGCCCCAAGCCAAGAGAAATACTGGAGAAGAACAAACTGAAAGCTGCCACACACTGCATTCCATTTGGTTCAGGAAGCTCAAAAATCGAAGTGGAAAGCATTGGAGGAGCAAGACATATAGTTGATATTGAGAGAAAGAGTTGTGCTTGTAGGAGATGGGATTTGAGTGGGATCCCTTGCAAACATGTTGTATCTGCCATCCACTACATGAGGGAAAAACCTAAGGATTATGTTGATACTTTCTACTGGACAAAGACATACTTGGCCATCTACTCAAACACCATTAGCCATGTAAATGGAATGGATCTTTGGGAAAGGACTGATGATGCTGCAATTCTTCCTCCTCAATACAACAGACAGCCTAGTAGGCCAAAAACCAAGAGAATTAAGGATACTTCAAAGAAAGCTAATGAGGGAACCAAGCTGGGAAGAGTACAGAAATCATTGAAGTGCAGCAGCTATGGGTTTTTGGGGCACAATGTCAAGACCTGCCATAGGCACTTGCTACCTAAGGAGAAGATGAGCAAAAAGAGGAAGCTAGACACCGGAGAGGGCACCTCATCTCAATCCAAG GCTAAGGGAATAAAAAAGCCTCCTCTGATAAAGAACGAGCTTAGGACCAAAGTTATACAGAAAGCAGACAAGATGAAG AAAAAGAGGGATGCACATAAGGCAGCAGCTTTTGCTACTGCAAAATCAACCACTGctaaagcaacaacaaaatcgAGCACAACTTCAACCACTACCCGTGCTGCTACAGCAAACAATAAAGCTTCTACCTCTGCAAAGTCTTTAACACCAACAAGATCATCACAGAGGATTAAAGCTAGAAATGAGGCCGGAAAATAG